In Cupriavidus taiwanensis, the following proteins share a genomic window:
- a CDS encoding acyl-CoA thioesterase produces the protein MNAPHTVPALPAGKNPALRVVPMPADANVHGDVFGGWIMSQVDIAGSIPAVERAQGRVATVAVNSFLFKHPVFVGDLVSFYADIVKTGRTSITVEVEVYAQRMRHSNEIVKVTEATLTYVATDESRQPRVLPTA, from the coding sequence ATGAACGCTCCCCACACCGTCCCCGCCCTGCCTGCCGGCAAGAACCCCGCGCTGCGCGTGGTGCCGATGCCCGCCGACGCCAACGTGCACGGCGATGTGTTCGGCGGCTGGATCATGTCGCAGGTGGATATCGCCGGCTCGATCCCGGCGGTCGAGCGCGCACAGGGGCGCGTGGCCACCGTCGCGGTCAATTCCTTCCTGTTCAAGCACCCGGTGTTCGTGGGCGACCTGGTCAGCTTCTATGCCGACATCGTCAAGACCGGGCGCACCTCGATCACGGTCGAGGTCGAGGTCTATGCGCAGCGCATGCGGCACAGCAATGAGATCGTCAAGGTGACCGAGGCGACGTTGACGTATGTGGCGACGGATGAGTCGCGGCAGCCGCGGGTGTTGCCCACGGCTTGA